A stretch of DNA from Hyphomicrobiales bacterium:
TCGTCGAGAGCCACAGTGGGCGCATCTGGGCGGAAAACCGCATCGCCAAGGATACTCAGGGCCAAGCGCGGATCGTCGGCGCCCGCTTGGTCGTCCGCCTGCCGACAAAATGATGCAAACGGGCGGCGCGACGGCGGGCCCGGTGGCCATGGCGGCGAGCTGCGTGCTTCTGGGCGCTCGCGGCGTGCTCATTCGCGGAGCCTCCGGCAGCGGTAAGTCGACGCTTGCCTGGTCCCTGATCCGCGAGCCGCGTCCGTTCGCCTTCGCCCGCCTCGTCTGCGACGATCAGGTGTTGGTCGAGGCGCAAGACGGCCGCCTGCTGGCGAGCCCCGTCGCGGCAATCGCCGGACGCATCGAGATTCGCGGCCTCGGAATCGTGCCCCTCGCCCATGAGCCGCTCGCCCGCATCGGC
This window harbors:
- a CDS encoding HPr kinase/phosphatase C-terminal domain-containing protein, with product MMQTGGATAGPVAMAASCVLLGARGVLIRGASGSGKSTLAWSLIREPRPFAFARLVCDDQVLVEAQDGRLLASPVAAIAGRIEIRGLGIVPLAHEPLARIGLLADLTPANDIPRLPQPDDLRSELLGVALPRLAVPMRNPLAAALVLHAMSHLAAGGDLADFSGDDVRV